A part of Nocardioides sp. WS12 genomic DNA contains:
- a CDS encoding (Fe-S)-binding protein, whose product MSFQTIAIVVSLAVSVVAIALTTRAVRSMLGVIRRGQPAPGRMGNPVGRTVTMVKETFLHTRMLQWTWVGILHWFAFAAFLFLSTAVAAAFPQLWDPEWTIPIIGKWVVYEWTAEILGLLGALAIIPLIYYRLTHLPSKLGRKSRFFGSTMWQAFFVEAMVLLESAAILFIRGAEYNLAQAHGGEHAEHATGAHFPISQYVGNLYPTGHDSIGSLENIIFAIAMFKITSAMIWLIVISTNLTMGVAWHRFTAWFNIWFKREDDGSTALGAVKPLTVGGKPITLDDVDDLDEDAVLGAGSIWDFSWKDLLDFTTCTECGRCQSQCPAWNTEKPLSPKLMMMALREQAYAAAGGVDGAADKVLIGNADADKGEWFYNPEGGDFVIDEDALWGCTNCGACVQQCPVDIEHVDHIVDMRRYQVLVESNFPSELNGLFKGLENKGNPWNMSPTVRLDWAKGLPFDVKVVGDSIETLDEVDWLFWVGCAGAYEDRAKKTTRAVAELLDLAGVSFGVLGNGETCTGDSARRAGNEFVFQGLAQQNIETLTEARAKKVVSTCPHCMNTLKNEYRELGIELEVIHHTQLLNRLVREGKLTPVAEGAGAHERKITYHDPCFLGRHNQVYTPPRDLLEILPGAEFAEMERNKEKSFCCGAGGARMWMEETIGERINLNRTAEAVGTKADQIAVGCPFCRVMISDGLTKMQADGEAREEVEVLDVAQMLLASVKGEQATKLKPGEGTPVSAPAAKTSSPAGTAIAAATADTEVAPVAPAVEAAPEAKAAPAGGSMFDNPDSMFDTPAPAATPAPAAAEPETKPASGGSLFDDSSSMFDTPAPAATPAPAAAEPETKPASGGSLFDDSSSLFDTPAPAAPAAAAPAAPAPAAPAEAKPAPAEAKPVADLGAGGSLFDVAPTETAAPAAPEAAAEAPKAAEPAKAAEPAAPATPAAAPTPSAEIPSGGSLFDIAAPEPAPAAAAPTPVVEEKAAEPEPAPAPVVEEPKAAAPAAPAAAPTPSAEIPSGGSLFDIVAPEPAAPAATPAPVAAPVEAEPVAAAEPVVEAEPEAAEPAAEEPAAEELVAEEKPAPAAPPAASSGEANQPRTDVDINETGSLFDL is encoded by the coding sequence ATGTCCTTCCAGACCATTGCGATCGTGGTGTCACTGGCGGTCTCGGTCGTCGCGATTGCGCTGACCACCCGTGCCGTTCGCTCGATGCTCGGCGTGATCCGCCGCGGCCAGCCGGCTCCTGGCCGGATGGGCAACCCCGTCGGCCGCACGGTGACCATGGTCAAGGAGACGTTCCTCCACACGCGGATGCTCCAGTGGACCTGGGTCGGCATCCTGCACTGGTTCGCGTTCGCCGCGTTCCTCTTCCTCTCCACTGCGGTTGCCGCGGCCTTCCCGCAGCTGTGGGATCCCGAGTGGACGATCCCGATCATCGGCAAGTGGGTCGTCTACGAATGGACCGCCGAGATCCTCGGCCTCCTCGGTGCGCTCGCGATCATCCCGCTGATCTACTACCGGCTCACCCACCTGCCCTCGAAGCTCGGCCGCAAGAGCCGGTTCTTCGGCTCCACCATGTGGCAGGCCTTCTTCGTCGAGGCGATGGTGCTCCTGGAGAGCGCCGCGATCCTGTTCATCCGCGGTGCCGAGTACAACCTCGCCCAGGCCCACGGCGGCGAGCACGCCGAGCACGCGACCGGTGCCCACTTCCCGATCTCGCAGTACGTCGGCAACCTCTACCCGACCGGCCACGACTCCATCGGGTCGCTCGAGAACATCATCTTCGCCATCGCGATGTTCAAGATCACCTCCGCGATGATCTGGCTGATCGTCATCTCGACCAACCTGACCATGGGCGTGGCCTGGCACCGCTTCACCGCCTGGTTCAACATCTGGTTCAAGCGTGAGGACGACGGCAGCACCGCGCTCGGAGCCGTCAAGCCGCTGACCGTCGGCGGCAAGCCGATCACCCTCGACGACGTCGATGACCTCGATGAGGACGCCGTCCTCGGCGCCGGCTCCATCTGGGACTTCTCCTGGAAGGACCTGCTCGACTTCACCACCTGTACCGAGTGTGGTCGCTGCCAGTCGCAGTGCCCCGCGTGGAACACCGAGAAGCCGCTCTCGCCCAAGCTGATGATGATGGCCCTGCGCGAGCAGGCGTACGCCGCTGCCGGTGGCGTCGACGGTGCGGCCGACAAGGTGCTCATCGGCAACGCCGACGCCGACAAGGGCGAGTGGTTCTACAACCCCGAGGGTGGCGACTTCGTCATCGACGAGGACGCGCTGTGGGGCTGCACCAACTGCGGTGCCTGCGTCCAGCAGTGCCCTGTGGACATCGAGCACGTCGACCACATCGTCGACATGCGCCGCTATCAGGTGCTCGTCGAGTCGAACTTCCCCTCCGAGCTCAACGGCCTCTTCAAGGGCCTGGAGAACAAGGGCAACCCGTGGAACATGTCGCCCACGGTCCGCCTCGACTGGGCCAAGGGCCTGCCGTTCGACGTCAAGGTCGTCGGTGACTCGATCGAGACGCTCGACGAGGTCGACTGGCTGTTCTGGGTCGGCTGCGCCGGTGCCTACGAAGACCGTGCGAAGAAGACGACCCGCGCCGTGGCCGAGTTGCTCGACCTCGCCGGCGTCTCCTTCGGCGTACTCGGCAATGGCGAGACCTGCACCGGTGACTCCGCGCGCCGCGCCGGCAACGAGTTCGTGTTCCAGGGCCTGGCCCAGCAGAACATCGAGACGCTGACCGAGGCCCGTGCGAAGAAGGTCGTCTCGACCTGCCCGCACTGCATGAACACCCTCAAGAACGAGTACCGCGAGCTCGGCATCGAGCTCGAGGTCATCCACCACACGCAGCTGCTCAACCGCCTCGTGCGCGAGGGCAAGCTGACCCCGGTGGCCGAGGGGGCCGGTGCGCACGAACGCAAGATCACCTACCACGACCCCTGCTTCCTGGGCCGCCACAACCAGGTCTACACGCCGCCGCGCGACCTCCTGGAGATCCTGCCCGGCGCCGAGTTCGCCGAGATGGAACGCAACAAGGAGAAGTCCTTCTGCTGTGGCGCCGGTGGCGCCCGCATGTGGATGGAAGAGACCATCGGTGAGCGGATCAACCTCAACCGCACCGCTGAGGCGGTCGGGACGAAGGCCGACCAGATCGCCGTCGGTTGCCCCTTCTGTCGCGTGATGATCTCCGACGGCCTCACCAAGATGCAGGCCGATGGCGAGGCTCGCGAAGAGGTCGAGGTCCTCGACGTCGCGCAAATGCTGCTCGCGTCGGTCAAGGGTGAGCAAGCCACCAAGCTCAAGCCCGGCGAAGGTACGCCGGTCAGTGCTCCCGCGGCCAAGACGTCCTCGCCGGCCGGGACCGCCATCGCCGCCGCGACCGCCGACACCGAGGTTGCTCCCGTGGCGCCTGCAGTCGAGGCCGCTCCCGAGGCCAAGGCTGCACCGGCCGGTGGCTCGATGTTCGACAACCCGGACTCGATGTTCGACACGCCTGCGCCAGCTGCCACCCCGGCTCCGGCCGCGGCCGAGCCGGAGACCAAGCCGGCTTCGGGCGGATCGCTGTTCGACGACTCGAGTTCGATGTTCGACACGCCCGCGCCGGCCGCCACCCCGGCTCCGGCCGCGGCCGAGCCGGAGACCAAGCCGGCTTCGGGCGGATCGCTGTTCGACGACTCGAGTTCGCTCTTCGACACCCCTGCTCCGGCGGCGCCCGCCGCCGCGGCACCTGCCGCTCCGGCACCTGCCGCTCCGGCGGAGGCCAAGCCGGCTCCGGCGGAGGCCAAGCCCGTCGCGGACCTGGGCGCGGGTGGGTCATTGTTCGACGTCGCTCCGACGGAGACCGCTGCACCTGCGGCACCTGAGGCCGCCGCGGAGGCACCGAAGGCCGCTGAACCGGCCAAGGCCGCCGAGCCTGCTGCTCCCGCGACGCCCGCTGCTGCACCGACGCCGTCGGCGGAGATCCCGTCCGGTGGGTCGCTGTTCGACATCGCAGCACCCGAGCCCGCCCCGGCTGCTGCCGCCCCGACCCCCGTGGTCGAGGAGAAGGCTGCCGAGCCCGAGCCCGCCCCGGCGCCGGTGGTCGAGGAGCCCAAGGCAGCCGCGCCCGCGGCGCCCGCTGCTGCACCGACGCCGTCGGCGGAGATCCCCTCGGGTGGGTCGCTGTTCGACATCGTGGCTCCGGAGCCGGCTGCCCCGGCAGCGACGCCGGCCCCCGTGGCTGCTCCGGTCGAGGCCGAGCCGGTTGCCGCGGCCGAGCCGGTTGTCGAGGCTGAGCCCGAAGCAGCCGAGCCTGCTGCCGAGGAGCCTGCTGCCGAAGAGCTTGTTGCGGAGGAGAAGCCCGCCCCGGCGGCGCCTCCGGCCGCGTCGTCCGGCGAGGCCAACCAGCCCCGCACCGACGTGGACATCAACGAGACGGGTTCGCTCTTCGATCTCTGA
- a CDS encoding type IV toxin-antitoxin system AbiEi family antitoxin domain-containing protein encodes MGAGPAGDLIGMDNIDGLLDRQDGVISRRQALTCGLTPTDVARRLRRREWTPVHDGVYVLHTGPLTWQQRAWAAVLACWPAALSGESARRAHEGPGRRAGSTDAPIEIVVAHRRKARAPDGVTVTRARGFEPIIQWNLSPPRVRYDEAIITIADAARDDLAAIAVIADACGGRRTTATRLLAAMERTPRLARRVWLSGIVRDVAEGSCSVLEHAYLTRVEQPHGLPRGLRQVVALDAGGRRMFRDVVYGGARPRWRQIVELDGRLWHDSTAARDRDMERDLDAALDLEDTVRLGYGQVLGRPCRTAAKLGRLLQLRGWAGSATPCPDCQKPDWGTSDQAG; translated from the coding sequence GTGGGCGCAGGGCCTGCGGGAGACCTGATCGGGATGGACAACATCGACGGACTACTGGATCGCCAGGACGGAGTGATCAGCCGACGGCAGGCGCTGACGTGCGGGCTCACCCCCACCGATGTCGCCCGACGCCTGCGCAGGCGCGAGTGGACGCCCGTCCACGACGGCGTCTATGTGCTGCACACCGGGCCGCTGACCTGGCAACAGCGAGCCTGGGCGGCGGTTCTCGCATGCTGGCCCGCGGCGTTGTCGGGCGAGTCGGCCCGCCGAGCCCACGAGGGCCCGGGGCGCCGAGCAGGCAGCACCGATGCACCCATTGAGATCGTCGTCGCGCATCGGCGCAAGGCACGGGCACCCGACGGCGTGACGGTCACCCGGGCGCGCGGGTTCGAGCCGATCATCCAGTGGAACCTGAGTCCACCCAGGGTCCGGTACGACGAAGCGATCATCACGATCGCCGACGCTGCTCGCGACGACCTCGCTGCGATCGCCGTCATCGCGGACGCGTGCGGAGGCCGGCGAACCACGGCGACGCGACTCCTCGCCGCCATGGAGCGGACACCCCGTCTCGCTCGGCGGGTCTGGCTCTCAGGCATCGTCCGCGACGTGGCCGAGGGCTCCTGCTCGGTGCTCGAACACGCCTATCTCACGCGGGTCGAGCAGCCGCACGGACTACCGCGCGGCCTTCGGCAGGTCGTCGCACTCGATGCCGGCGGGCGCCGGATGTTCCGGGACGTCGTGTATGGCGGGGCTCGACCCCGCTGGCGTCAGATCGTCGAACTCGACGGACGTCTCTGGCACGACTCGACCGCTGCGCGCGATCGGGACATGGAGCGCGACCTCGACGCGGCGCTCGACCTCGAGGACACCGTGCGGCTCGGGTACGGGCAGGTGCTCGGGCGGCCTTGCAGGACGGCCGCGAAGCTCGGTCGGCTTCTGCAACTCAGGGGGTGGGCCGGTTCCGCGACTCCGTGCCCAGACTGCCAAAAACCAGATTGGGGAACTTCTGATCAAGCAGGCTGA
- a CDS encoding M1 family metallopeptidase yields the protein MTSTTRALGALSALALTAALAGCNGGGEMKQAPDASPSPTLTTPTEPSSTTPAGATDLALAESETREDSVYPEVGDPLVDALSYDLDLDWDPVADTLTGQQTLVFRATADADQIPLDFNQDLKISALTVDGKDAQHTIDGYHLTVDAPITKGKRYTVELSYAGVPKPAPAPSERSDFATGVGWNITDEHETWTVQEPYGAFTWYAANDQPADKAFYDFSLTSPDAMQGVSNGVLTSSTKADGRTTNTWHLAEPASSYLVTVAFGDFQRTDLKSKSGVPIQIWTDPDGAALPGGLATTPDAIDWLEKYLGPYPFDTFGIVVVNNESGMETQTMVTLGDSEYSLSPAVVVHEAAHHWYGDTVSPADWSEVWMNEGMAMYLQGMWEAEQEGRTVVQKMDEWAAFETTLRDAAGPPADYDPKKFGDGNIYFGPALMWQELREKIGDTKFFEVLKEWPASQENGNADREEYWAWIEEKTGEELTSFFEDWLLGEQTPSR from the coding sequence ATGACCAGCACCACGCGCGCGCTCGGCGCGCTCTCCGCGCTCGCGCTCACCGCGGCGCTCGCCGGCTGCAACGGCGGCGGCGAGATGAAGCAGGCCCCCGACGCATCGCCGTCACCGACCCTGACGACCCCGACCGAGCCGAGCAGCACGACGCCGGCAGGCGCCACGGACCTGGCGCTGGCCGAGAGCGAGACCCGGGAGGACTCGGTCTATCCGGAGGTGGGCGACCCCCTGGTCGATGCCCTGAGCTACGACCTCGACCTGGACTGGGACCCGGTGGCGGACACGCTCACCGGCCAGCAGACGCTGGTCTTCCGCGCGACCGCCGACGCCGACCAGATCCCGCTGGACTTCAACCAGGACCTGAAGATCTCGGCCCTGACCGTCGACGGCAAGGACGCGCAGCACACGATCGACGGCTACCACCTGACCGTGGACGCGCCGATCACGAAGGGCAAGCGGTACACCGTCGAACTGTCCTACGCCGGCGTCCCGAAGCCCGCGCCCGCGCCGAGCGAGCGGTCCGACTTCGCGACCGGCGTCGGCTGGAACATCACCGACGAACACGAGACGTGGACCGTGCAGGAGCCGTACGGCGCCTTCACCTGGTACGCAGCGAACGACCAGCCGGCCGACAAGGCGTTCTACGACTTCAGCCTCACCTCCCCGGACGCGATGCAGGGCGTTTCCAACGGCGTGCTCACGTCGTCGACCAAGGCCGACGGCCGGACGACGAACACGTGGCATCTCGCGGAGCCCGCGTCGTCGTACCTCGTCACGGTGGCGTTCGGAGACTTCCAGCGCACCGACCTGAAGTCGAAGAGCGGCGTGCCGATCCAGATCTGGACCGACCCCGACGGCGCGGCGCTGCCCGGGGGCCTGGCCACCACGCCTGACGCGATCGACTGGCTCGAGAAGTACCTCGGCCCCTACCCGTTCGACACGTTCGGCATCGTCGTCGTCAACAACGAAAGCGGCATGGAGACGCAGACCATGGTCACGCTGGGCGACTCGGAGTACAGCCTCTCGCCGGCCGTCGTGGTGCACGAGGCCGCGCACCATTGGTACGGCGACACCGTCTCCCCCGCCGACTGGTCGGAGGTGTGGATGAACGAGGGCATGGCGATGTACCTGCAGGGCATGTGGGAAGCCGAGCAGGAGGGCCGCACCGTCGTACAGAAGATGGATGAGTGGGCCGCCTTCGAGACCACGCTGCGCGACGCCGCAGGGCCGCCGGCGGACTACGACCCGAAGAAGTTCGGCGACGGCAACATCTACTTCGGACCCGCGCTGATGTGGCAGGAGCTACGGGAGAAGATCGGCGACACGAAGTTCTTCGAGGTCCTCAAGGAATGGCCGGCCTCGCAGGAGAACGGCAACGCGGACCGCGAGGAGTACTGGGCCTGGATCGAGGAGAAGACGGGCGAGGAGCTCACGTCGTTCTTCGAGGACTGGCTGCTCGGCGAGCAGACACCGTCGCGCTGA